The following proteins are co-located in the Solanum pennellii chromosome 8, SPENNV200 genome:
- the LOC107028079 gene encoding 14 kDa proline-rich protein DC2.15-like: MAKFGATSIALVLTLNILFFTMVSSTNVPCPPPPHPKPHYPTPTPSTPSSKGKCPKDTLKLNACTNLLGDLLHFVIGSSPAKTQCCSSMEGLVDLDAAVCLCTALKANLLGINLNVPLSLSLLLNNCGKYAPKNFQCA; this comes from the coding sequence ATGGCTAAGTTTGGTGCAACCTCAATTGCCCTTGTTCTCACATTGAACATTCTTTTTTTCACTATGGTTAGTTCCACTAATGTCCCATGCCCACCACCCCCACACCCCAAACCCCACTACCCTACCCCTACCCCCTCCACCCCATCATCAAAGGGTAAGTGCCCAAAGGACACACTAAAACTAAATGCTTGTACCAATTTATTGGGTGATTTATTGCACTTTGTTATTGGAAGTAGTCCAGCCAAGACTCAATGTTGCTCTTCAATGGAAGGACTTGTTGATCTTGATGCTGCTGTTTGCCTTTGCACTGCCCTTAAAGCCAATTTGTTGGGAATTAATCTAAATGTTCCACTTTCCCTTAGCTTGTTGCTCAACAATTGTGGCAAATATGCCCCAAAGAACTTTCAATGTGCTTAA